GGAGCTTGAGCTTTACGCTGCCAATGGCACGACTCTGTTAGGCAAGTCGGAAACCACCAATAATTTTGAGCGCTTGAATTTGGTTAACACCAGTAATCAACCCCTAGGGGCGGGAACTTATCTGGTGAAGGTGACGGGTTATAACGGCGCGATTAATCCCAGTTATCAGCTTTCCCTCAACGCGCCCGATCCTAGTGTCAGTAAGGCGGATTGGGCGGAGGCGAATAATACCCGCGCCACGGCGACGGATCTTCAGACAATTGACGGGTCTCGTCTGTTTTCGGGGCTATCCATCCATCAGGGCGGCGATGAGGATTGGTTTAAGTTTACGACCATTGGTACGGGTCTTGCGGGTCAGGAGGTGAGCATCGCCTTCGATCACCAGTTGGGGAATCTTCAGTTGCAACTCTACCGGGAAGGTCAATCCACGCCGGTGTTAACCTCTGACACCCAGGGCGATCGGGAGTCGGTGTCTTTGGCTGGGTTAGCGGCGGGAACCTATGTGGTGCGGGTTTACGGGGCCACCGGTTCGGTGACGAATCCGGAGTATTCCCTCTCGATCAACGCGCCCCAAACCCCGGAGGCGGATTGGCTGGATAAGCGTAGTCAGCCGAACAATACCCTAACGCTGGCCTATGATCTGCGGAATATTGACGGTAGTGTGGCCCTCAGCGGCCTCTCGATTCACACCACGACGGATGAGGATTGGTTTAAGGTACAGGTCAAGCAACGCACCGCCGCTAATCAGTTTGTCAACCTTGATTTTAATCACCAAGAGGGGGATCTGCGCCTCGAACTCTTTAACGCATCGGGGACTAAATTAAGGGAGTCCAATACCGATAAAAACTCGGAGCAGGTTTCCCTTGCGAACCTCGACCCCGGCGCTTACTACGTCAAAGTGTCCGGCGCCGTCAATCCCAACTACAGCCTCACGGTGCAGGGGATTCCTGACTTGGTAGCCGACGCTTTGGAAGGCGCGACCAATGGCCCGAAGGATGCTTATCAGTTGCGGGATTTGGCGGTTAGCGGTGGGAAAAACCTATTTCCAACCCCTACATACACCTATACGAGTCCCTACACCGGTAGGACGCAAACTTTTTATAGCGAAGCAGCTTGGACTGCCGCAATGATTACAGATAGAGATTATCACGAAGGATTATCCCGAAATCAAAAACGAGTAGAACAAAGACGGACATCCTCCGTACAAGCTTCTCCCCAAAGTAGCCGTACACCCCAACAAAGCTCTTCCCCCCGAACGGTAACACTTTCCCGCGATGAAGTGGGGATACTCGTTCAACTGGCCAGCCGAACTAATAATCCTCGTGCTTCTATACTTAGGTGGCTAAATATAGAGTCTCTGAATCAAATAAAAATAAAATCTTTAGGACAAAATCTAACAAGCATCCCCGATCTTTCCATCGACACCGCCACTGATCAAGACTGGTTCAGATTCACATTATCGGGTCAAGGGCAAGACGGACAATATGTCGGTTTAAACTTCGATAACTCTTTAGGAAACTTACAACTCGAACTCTTTGAAGTCTTTAACACCGACACCAATACCACCGAGAGCCAATACCGAACCTTCCTAGTCGATCGCACTGGGGGCAACAGTGGCAATCAACAGATCAACCTCGCCGGATTAGCCAAAGGGGATTACCTAGTACGAGTCAGTGGCGTTAACGGTGCGACCAACCCGAACTATAACGTGGTCTTTAACGCTCCCCCTGTTCTAGACACCGCCGGGGATTGGACAGAAGCCACCACCGACAACACCGCCAGCAAACCCTACGACCTCAAAACCGTCGAAGGCGTAACCTCCCTCAGCGCCCTCTCCATCCACACCGCCAGCGATCGAGACTGGTTCCAATTCAAAACCACCAGCGTCGGCAAAGCCGGTCATAACCTCCGCATCGACTTCAACCACGCCCTCGGCGACCTCGATCTCGTCCTCTATAACCAAGACGGCACCACTGTGCAGGGACGATCCGAAACCACCGAAAACTACGAAGAAATTAGCCTCGACGGCCTCGCCGCCGGTACTTATCAAGTCCAAGTCCTCGGCTACCAAAACGCCACCAACCCCAACTACACCCTCACCCTCAGCGCCCCCAACGGCACTCAAACCCCCATCCTCTCCGACTACCTCGAAACCAACAACAGCGCCGCCACCGCCACCGACCTCGATCGCATCAGTAACCTCCGTAGTATCCCTGGACTCACCATCCATCAAGGAGACAACGACTGGTTTAAATTCACCACCACCCAAACCAGCACCGCCGCCAACTTCCTCAGCGTCGAATTTGAACACGCCCAGGGCGACCTACAACTAGAACTCTATCGGGCCAGCAACCTGACCACCCCCTACAAAACCGCCAACCTCTCCAGCGCCACCAATAACCGAGAAACCCTTTCCCTCGCCGGAGAAATCGCCGGCACCTACTACGCGCGGGTCATCGGCAACAGCAACGCCACCAACAACTACCAGTTCTACATCGACGCGCCCACCAACGCCGCCAACACCAAAAACGAATGGACGATCTTCGTCTATATGACCGGCAGTGACCTCGCTGAATCCGCCTTCAACGACATCAACGAGATGGAACTGGCCGCCGCCTCCCTGCCCAGTAACGTCAAAATCGCCGTCTTCTGGGATCAAACCGCCAACCGACCCTACGCCACCGCCAATCAAACCGCTTGGGGAACCGCCGGCTGGGCCATTCTCCAACCCGACACCGATTTAGAGCGCGTCGCCACCCCCTTCACCCTCCTAGACGAGAAAAACTCCGGCGATCCCGCTACCCTGACGGAATTTATCAACCTCGCCAAATCCGCCGCCCCGGCCAATAACTACGGACTGATCCTGTGGAACCACGGCAACGGCGAACTCGGAGGCTTTAACGTCGATAACGAAGGCACCTCCGCCAATACCGGTGCCGATCGCCTCTACAGTACCGAACTCGACACCGCCCTCCAAAACGTCAAAAACGCCGATCCCAGCTTCTCCCTCAAACTGTTGGCTTTTGATGCCTGTTTAATGGCTATGGCGGAAGTTGCCTATATGGTACGCAACCACGCCGAAATTTTTGTCGCCTCTCAGGAAGCCGCCGAAGACACCGGCTACGACTACACCACCGCCTTCGCCGCCCTGATCAATAACCCCGGCGAAGTCAAAGCCATCGATCTGGCCAATAGCCTCATCGCCAGCTACCAACAACAACACCAAGGCGACCGTCGGGGTTGGGATACCCTCTCCGCCACCAGCACCTCTGCCCTCAACACCCTCGTCACCAGCGTCAAAACCTTTACCGACGCCGCCGTCGCCCTCACCAGTAATGCCACTTGGGACGCGATCAAAGATGCCCGCGATTTCGCCAACAGCTTCTACCCCGCCCCCTACTACCGGGATTTAGGTCAGTTCCTCCAAGCCGTCGCCACCAGCGCCAACAGCAATCTTCCCGCCAATCTCAAAACCGCCGCCAATAACGCCCTCACCGCCCTGCGTAACCTAGTGGTGGATAAAACCGCCGACCAACGCAACGTTCAGGGTCTCTCGGTCTATTTTCCCGACAGCGGGGCGATCGATGCCGGTTACCTCGGCCGCAACTCGCAATTCCTCAACGCCACCGGCTGGACAAATTTCCTCAACGCCTTTACCACCCGCGGCAGTAGCACCCGCAACCCCCTCCTACAGGATTGGGCCGAAGGCAACGACGTGGCCGCCCGCGCCTTTAACCTCAACACCTTAACCGGTAGCGGCCATCGCTTTACGAACCTCAGCCTTCCCAACGCCGCCGATCAAGACTATTACCGCTTTAACCTTTCCCAAGCCGGTGCCACCAGCAACACCCTCACTGTTTCCTTCACCCCCCAAAGCGGCCAAAGCCTAGCGGTTTCCCTCTTCGACCCCGATAACCGGACCACGGCGCTGAAAACCGCCACCGCCAGCAACGGGCAAGCCAGCTTTAACCTATCGGGATTAGCGGCCAATAAAGAATATCTATTACTGGTCAACAGTCCCACGACGACCGGCCAACCCATTCCCAACTACACCCTCGCCATTAACGCCCCCGGTGCTGTCCAAAACAGCAACGATTGGGCCAGGGGCAATAATACCGCCGCCAAAGCGGTCGATCTCGGCACTATCATTCAAAACAACTGGTTTACCGGCTTACAAGTCGATTCCACCACTCCCGATTGGTTTAAATTCAACCTGCCCAAGGTGAGTCAACTGGTTCCCCTATCCGTCACTGTTCACATTGCTGGCAATGCTACCGCCACCGCCCAACTGTTTGACCCCAGTAACCTCAATACCCCCCTGGCTACCCAAACTGGCGCTGGTTCCCTGCAACTCACCACCCCGACTCCAGAACCCGGTAAGGTCTATCAACTTCGAGTTAGTCAACCCTCCGGCCAACTGGCGATCGCATACTCCATCGCCATTGAACCCGTCCTAGTGGCGTTGCCGACAGGGACTACCCTAGCAATTTCTGCCACCAGTGCCAGTCAAACCGAGGGCAACAGTGGCAGCAAGGCCTTTACCTTCACCGTCACTCGTGCGGATAACACCACCGGAAGCAATAACGTCAACTGGGCAGTTACCGGCACTGGCACTTTTCCCGCTAACGCTGCCGATTTTGTCGGAGGAGTGTTACCCAGTGGGGTAGTGAGTTTTGCCCCGGGAGAAACCAGTAAGGTAATTACTGTTGACGTTCAGGGAGATACAACGGTAGAACTGAACGAAAACTTTACCGTCACCCTCTCCAATGCCACCAACGGCGCTACCATTACCACTGCTACTGCCACTGGAGCCATTCAAAATGATGATACCAGTGTCACCCCAATCGAAGCTTTTGGTAACACCAAATTAGTCCAAGACACAACTAATAACCTCTACGCACAAATTGGCAATAATAACCCCATCGCCATCAAAAATGGTGCCACTCAGATTACCACAAATATCTACCCTGGTTGGCAAACTCTAGCAGCAGAAACCGTCAACGGAGTCAATCAAATTTTATGGAAATATAACGATGGTAATTATCTCCACTTGTGGAGTTTAGATAGTAACTGGAATTGGCAATCTTCAAGCGGATGGTGGGGATTAAACTCAACTGAAGCTTTTACCCAAGAAACCAACTTCCAACAAGACTTTAACGGTGATGGAATCATTGGTTCACCCTACACCACAATTGAAGCTTTTGGTAACACCAAATTAGTCCAAGACACAACTAACAAACTTTACACCCAAATTGGCAATAATAACCCCACTGCTATTAAAAATGGAGGGACTCAGATTACCACAAATATCTACCCTGGTTGGCAAACTCTAGCAGCAGAAACCGTCAACGGAGTCAATCAAATTTTATGGAAATATAACGATAGTAATCATCTCCACTTGTGGACTTTAGATAGTAACTGGAATTGGCAATCTTCCACCGGATGGTGGGGATTAAACTCCCCAGAAGCATTCACCCAAGAAACCAACTTCCAACAAGACTTTAACGGTGATGGAATCATTGGTTCACCCTACACCCCAATCGAAACCTTTGGTAACACCAAATTAGTCCAAGACGCGACTAATAACCTCTATGCTCAAATTGGCGATAATAACCCCACTGCTATTAAAAATGGAGGGACTCAGATTACCACAAATATCTACCCTGGTTGGCAAACTCTAGCAGCAGAAACCGTCAACGGAGTCAATCAAATTTTATGGAAATATAACGATAGTAATCATCTCCACTTGTGGAGTTTAGATAGTAACTGGAATTGGCAATCTTCAAGCGGATGGTGGGGATTAAACTCATCGGAAGCTTTTACTCAAGAAACCAACTTTCAACAAGACTTTAACGGTGATGGAATCATTGGTTCACCCTACACCCCAATCGAAACCTTTGGTAACACCAAATTAGTCCAAGACGCGACTAATAACCTCTACGCACAAATTGGCAATAACAACCCCACTGCTATTAAAAATGGGGGGACTCAGATTACCACAAATATCTACCCTGGTTGGCAAACCTTAGCAGCAGAAACCGTCAACGGAGTCAATCAAATTTTATGGAAATATAACGATAGTAATCATCTCCACTTGTGGACTTTAGATAGTAACTGGAATTGGCAATCTTCAAACGGATGGTGGGGATTAAACTCATCGGAAGCATTCACCCAAGAAACCAACTTCCAACAAGACTTTAATGGTGATAATCAGATTGGTAATCCCTCCCTAGGTATTCTAGCGGTTTCTGCTAACGTCCCAGAACCGATTATCGGGTCATCAAACGATGATATTCTCACCGGTACTCTGGACAATGATATTCTAGTTGGTGACTTAGGTAACGATAGCCTCAATGGTGCTGCTGGAATCGATACTTTAACCGGTGGGGTGGGGACAGACATCTTCATCTTCCAGTTTAGTCAGTCCACCTCGACAGCCCTAGACCGAGTTACGGATTTTGCTATTGGTACTGATAAAATTGACCTGCTTAGTCAATCTGGTGCGGCAATTAATGCCCCGGTCGCTTTTACCCGGGCAACAGATAGTACCACGACCAATATTAACACCATGGTTACTAACGTCTTTACCGATGCTAATGGGGCAACAGCCGGAAATCAAGCTCTCGGAATTAACAGTGCTGTTTTAGTGCGGGACAATAGTTCTTCTACTTACCTAATTATCAACGACGGTACGGCGGGTTTCCAAAGTGCTAATGATTTGGTGATTAATCTCACCGGGTTAACGGGTACTTTACCGGCGCTCGGCACTATTGCGGTCAATAGTTTCTTTGTCTAAATTGATGGGGGGATTAATTCTCCCCTTTTAATTGTCTTTGATGATGAAAGTGAGGTAATCGTGCAATGGATACCCGATTAAAATATCAAGGTATTATTAAGACTGTTCTCCAGAATCATGCTAACTATCGTACTACTTTACCTGATGGCTACACTTCTCAGGTTATATTTGATGATGAACGAGGACATTATCTAGTTTTAGATTTCGGTTGGAGTGGTAATAAGTATCTCCATGCAACGCCAATTCACCTTAGCTTGGTTGTCGATAAAGTCTGGATTCAATGTGATGAAACGGAGGAAGGTATAGCTACTGATTTGATGGAGGCAGGTATTTCCAAAGAAGATATAGTCCTGGGTTTTCGTTATCCTAAAGTACGCAAATATACGCGATTTGCTGTGGCTTAGTGACCAAAAATGTTGAATCTATACATAAAACTTTATACACAAGCTTAAATTACAAAAGTGTTTTATACAAACTCAATTATAAACAAAGTAATGCAATTGATAATTTAATTGACATTATCGTACTTTTAACCCTGAAATATATGATAGCGATGATAGTTTAAAAAATCCAAATCTGGTGAAAAGCGAGCGGGAACATTTAAAGTTTTACCGCGATAGTTGATAAAATTTAGTGCTAACGTCTCGCTACCTTGATCCTGAGCCTTTTTTTCGATCTCATGGCCAATAATTAATCTTAAATCCTCATCGAAACTAATTAAACCTCGATCGAAAGCAGTATCATGAGTACGAGCTAGGCACAGGCCATTATGAGGGTTTAAACGCTGTTCGGGAAATTGACTCCAGGGTAATATATGACTAGCTGTTAGTAACAGAGGAATGGGATTTCCTGTAATACAGCAACGATAGTTATATAGGGCTAAAATTGTCTTTCTAAAAAAGTTTTGTCCGATTCTAACTTTTCTGATTGCCTCGTTTTCTGTTTTGATATTTTCCGAAAAATCAAGTCTAGTAAAATCCTCTTGCTGTTCGTTGATAACTCCTAAAAGAACTTGTAATTTTTCCTCACTTTCTAGGGCTAATTCTGTCCAGTTATCCTCGAACTCCTGCCAGATTTGTCGATCAGCTTTACTGATACCTTTTAACCCCTGTACTCCTCGCAATTGATGCCTGGGATCGAGAGAACCAAAATTACATAATTTCATCACCAGGGCCGATGGTGTTCGCTGTAACTTTTGAGCGACTTCGATAATAACAGGATTATTGGTGTGGAATTGTCCATAGGGAAATTTATAGTATAAATTGAGAGCGATCAGCAGCTCATCCCTTGTCCATAAATTCTTAGTCATAACCCCTAAAAAATACCACCATCAGCCCTCAAATTACTGCTCAAATCAAATCGGGAAAAACTTCGCGCACTGCTGGATGAATTAAGCGATGATTGGCGACATTTAACCCCTTAGCGAGGGAAACATCTTGATCCAAGGCTTTTAACCCATGGTCGGCTAATTTAATAACGTAGGGTAGGGTACTATTATTTAAAGCTTGGGTTGCCGTCCAGGGTACTGCTCCAGGCATATTAGGCACTCCATAATGTACTACTCCCGACTCCAAGTAAGTCGGTTGACTGTGGGAAGTGGCCCGCAGGGTTTCCACGCAGCCGCCTTGGTCCACTGCCACATCGACAATTACAGAACCAGGGTTCATTTTGGCGACTAAAGAGCGATAAACCAGCGTCGGCGCTCGTTTTCCTAAGACTAGCACTGCCCCAATCAATAAATCGGCCCTAGGAACCACATTTTCTAATTGTGCCGAGCTGCTATAAAGCAATTCTACCCGCGAACCGAATAAAGTCTCTAAATAGGCCAAGCGCTCGACGTTAATATCTAAAATAGTTACTTTTGCCCCCATACCGATGGCAATTCTGGCCGCTTCCGTACCCACCACACCACCGCCAAGGATAACCACTTGTCCAGGACTCACCCCGGGGAAACCCCCCAGTAAAACTCCCCTACCTCCCTGTTGTTTTTCCAGATAGCGGGCCCCAAATTGCACCGAAAGACGACCGGCAATAACACTCATGGGAGTTAAGAGAGGCAAACGACCATCGGCAAGCTCGACCGTTTCATAGGCGATCGCAGTTGTTCCCGACTCGATTAATGCTTCCGTTAAATAGCGCTCGGCCG
This portion of the Microcystis aeruginosa NIES-2549 genome encodes:
- the ald gene encoding alanine dehydrogenase, which encodes MEIGVPKEIKDQEFRVGLSPSSVRVLNDRGHRVFVETAAGLGAGFSDEDYQKAGAKIVEKAAQVWDKPLVVKVKEPLKAEYGFLNKEALLFTYLHLAAERYLTEALIESGTTAIAYETVELADGRLPLLTPMSVIAGRLSVQFGARYLEKQQGGRGVLLGGFPGVSPGQVVILGGGVVGTEAARIAIGMGAKVTILDINVERLAYLETLFGSRVELLYSSSAQLENVVPRADLLIGAVLVLGKRAPTLVYRSLVAKMNPGSVIVDVAVDQGGCVETLRATSHSQPTYLESGVVHYGVPNMPGAVPWTATQALNNSTLPYVIKLADHGLKALDQDVSLAKGLNVANHRLIHPAVREVFPDLI
- a CDS encoding HNH endonuclease → MTKNLWTRDELLIALNLYYKFPYGQFHTNNPVIIEVAQKLQRTPSALVMKLCNFGSLDPRHQLRGVQGLKGISKADRQIWQEFEDNWTELALESEEKLQVLLGVINEQQEDFTRLDFSENIKTENEAIRKVRIGQNFFRKTILALYNYRCCITGNPIPLLLTASHILPWSQFPEQRLNPHNGLCLARTHDTAFDRGLISFDEDLRLIIGHEIEKKAQDQGSETLALNFINYRGKTLNVPARFSPDLDFLNYHRYHIFQG
- a CDS encoding XisI protein; translation: MDTRLKYQGIIKTVLQNHANYRTTLPDGYTSQVIFDDERGHYLVLDFGWSGNKYLHATPIHLSLVVDKVWIQCDETEEGIATDLMEAGISKEDIVLGFRYPKVRKYTRFAVA
- a CDS encoding pre-peptidase C-terminal domain-containing protein — encoded protein: MERSNNFGTTPTSLGTVAGFKRENDLSIHTPTDQDWFSFTITGQTNNNHYIAIDFNNTQGNLDLALYDNQGRLITYEANNTDGEYISLWGLPQGTYRAAVYSWLGQTNEYDLIINAPGTTSGIQSDSFESNNTRSAAKALKNFGWSSESGYKEWNNLSIHTASDEDWFSFDLKQTGVEGHFVGIALDNIQGDLDIELYNSAGNKIGESKGTRNFESISLAGRGTGTYFVRVLGFNSAVNPNYSLVVNTPGDDIFEANNTRAVAKDLSNLRTSPLKTWQNLSITAGDNDWFKFNLPSRGTANDFVSVTFDHSLGDVDLELYNSSGTRILSSAGTSNSERISLEGQTSGDYFVRVLGYNNATNPNYDLTISAPLANGADSFESNNSFSTAYNLNNQIAPSQQGRQVVTLGTDPEEFLSIHNGSDVDWFKFTIAGAGQQGHYAAISFDHTLGDLDLQLYNSSNTLLKTSEGVANAHSVDLKGLSAGTYYLRVYGHNGEVNPSYTLTVDAPFAGVTADWGEGSDNNNAISRATNLGKLDRQFNRDNLSITANDTDWFRFEIDAKGGVSDAAGITFNHQQGDLDIELYASDGTTLLDSSQGVGNTESISLNGRNAEVYFLKVYGYGGATNSEYSVAISAPVNAAGDWADRLAANNTAATARDLRTVQGLQTWEPFSIHTATDVDWFKFTTLATASATDYLQIDFDHTLGDLELELYAANGTTLLGKSETTNNFERLNLVNTSNQPLGAGTYLVKVTGYNGAINPSYQLSLNAPDPSVSKADWAEANNTRATATDLQTIDGSRLFSGLSIHQGGDEDWFKFTTIGTGLAGQEVSIAFDHQLGNLQLQLYREGQSTPVLTSDTQGDRESVSLAGLAAGTYVVRVYGATGSVTNPEYSLSINAPQTPEADWLDKRSQPNNTLTLAYDLRNIDGSVALSGLSIHTTTDEDWFKVQVKQRTAANQFVNLDFNHQEGDLRLELFNASGTKLRESNTDKNSEQVSLANLDPGAYYVKVSGAVNPNYSLTVQGIPDLVADALEGATNGPKDAYQLRDLAVSGGKNLFPTPTYTYTSPYTGRTQTFYSEAAWTAAMITDRDYHEGLSRNQKRVEQRRTSSVQASPQSSRTPQQSSSPRTVTLSRDEVGILVQLASRTNNPRASILRWLNIESLNQIKIKSLGQNLTSIPDLSIDTATDQDWFRFTLSGQGQDGQYVGLNFDNSLGNLQLELFEVFNTDTNTTESQYRTFLVDRTGGNSGNQQINLAGLAKGDYLVRVSGVNGATNPNYNVVFNAPPVLDTAGDWTEATTDNTASKPYDLKTVEGVTSLSALSIHTASDRDWFQFKTTSVGKAGHNLRIDFNHALGDLDLVLYNQDGTTVQGRSETTENYEEISLDGLAAGTYQVQVLGYQNATNPNYTLTLSAPNGTQTPILSDYLETNNSAATATDLDRISNLRSIPGLTIHQGDNDWFKFTTTQTSTAANFLSVEFEHAQGDLQLELYRASNLTTPYKTANLSSATNNRETLSLAGEIAGTYYARVIGNSNATNNYQFYIDAPTNAANTKNEWTIFVYMTGSDLAESAFNDINEMELAAASLPSNVKIAVFWDQTANRPYATANQTAWGTAGWAILQPDTDLERVATPFTLLDEKNSGDPATLTEFINLAKSAAPANNYGLILWNHGNGELGGFNVDNEGTSANTGADRLYSTELDTALQNVKNADPSFSLKLLAFDACLMAMAEVAYMVRNHAEIFVASQEAAEDTGYDYTTAFAALINNPGEVKAIDLANSLIASYQQQHQGDRRGWDTLSATSTSALNTLVTSVKTFTDAAVALTSNATWDAIKDARDFANSFYPAPYYRDLGQFLQAVATSANSNLPANLKTAANNALTALRNLVVDKTADQRNVQGLSVYFPDSGAIDAGYLGRNSQFLNATGWTNFLNAFTTRGSSTRNPLLQDWAEGNDVAARAFNLNTLTGSGHRFTNLSLPNAADQDYYRFNLSQAGATSNTLTVSFTPQSGQSLAVSLFDPDNRTTALKTATASNGQASFNLSGLAANKEYLLLVNSPTTTGQPIPNYTLAINAPGAVQNSNDWARGNNTAAKAVDLGTIIQNNWFTGLQVDSTTPDWFKFNLPKVSQLVPLSVTVHIAGNATATAQLFDPSNLNTPLATQTGAGSLQLTTPTPEPGKVYQLRVSQPSGQLAIAYSIAIEPVLVALPTGTTLAISATSASQTEGNSGSKAFTFTVTRADNTTGSNNVNWAVTGTGTFPANAADFVGGVLPSGVVSFAPGETSKVITVDVQGDTTVELNENFTVTLSNATNGATITTATATGAIQNDDTSVTPIEAFGNTKLVQDTTNNLYAQIGNNNPIAIKNGATQITTNIYPGWQTLAAETVNGVNQILWKYNDGNYLHLWSLDSNWNWQSSSGWWGLNSTEAFTQETNFQQDFNGDGIIGSPYTTIEAFGNTKLVQDTTNKLYTQIGNNNPTAIKNGGTQITTNIYPGWQTLAAETVNGVNQILWKYNDSNHLHLWTLDSNWNWQSSTGWWGLNSPEAFTQETNFQQDFNGDGIIGSPYTPIETFGNTKLVQDATNNLYAQIGDNNPTAIKNGGTQITTNIYPGWQTLAAETVNGVNQILWKYNDSNHLHLWSLDSNWNWQSSSGWWGLNSSEAFTQETNFQQDFNGDGIIGSPYTPIETFGNTKLVQDATNNLYAQIGNNNPTAIKNGGTQITTNIYPGWQTLAAETVNGVNQILWKYNDSNHLHLWTLDSNWNWQSSNGWWGLNSSEAFTQETNFQQDFNGDNQIGNPSLGILAVSANVPEPIIGSSNDDILTGTLDNDILVGDLGNDSLNGAAGIDTLTGGVGTDIFIFQFSQSTSTALDRVTDFAIGTDKIDLLSQSGAAINAPVAFTRATDSTTTNINTMVTNVFTDANGATAGNQALGINSAVLVRDNSSSTYLIINDGTAGFQSANDLVINLTGLTGTLPALGTIAVNSFFV